In one Mobula hypostoma chromosome 17, sMobHyp1.1, whole genome shotgun sequence genomic region, the following are encoded:
- the pxdc1b gene encoding PX domain-containing protein 1 isoform X2, with amino-acid sequence MASAVFEGTSLVNMFVRDCWVNGVRKIIVNRREEEFFEIRTEWSDRNVLYLHRSYPQLVRVFRRLTSAFPEDQGALSRSLLQGLVAVKEAADIETRLNEIEKVLKIIINLPCKYSRSEVVLTFFERSSIDQVLKNDNVQKVQMTFQSPVKVSELVCGVQNKTPPFPGLFGHQKRKPGGVSHEKPSRAPFRFEDTRE; translated from the exons ATGGCCTCGGCAGTGTTTGAGGGGACCTCGCTGGTGAACATGTTCgtgagggattgctgggtgaacGGGGTGCGGAAGATCATCGTCAACCGGCGGGAGGAAGAGTTTTTCGAGATCAGGACCGAGTGGTCGGACAGGAACGTGCTGTACTTGCACCGGAGTTACCCTCAACTGGTGCGCGTCTTCCGCAGGCTGACGAGCGCCTTCCCCGAGGACCAGGGCGCCCTGTCCCGCTCTCTGCTCCAAG GATTAGTTGCCGTGAAAGAAGCTGCTGACATAGAAACAAGGTTGAATGAAATCGAGAAGGTCCTGAAGATTATAATTAACTTGCCCTGCAAA TATTCCAGGTCAGAGGTTGTCCTCACCTTCTTTGAGAGATCATCCATAGACCAAGTATTAAAAAATGATAATGTCCAAAAGGTTCAGATGACCTTCCAAAGTCCAGTGAAAGTATCAG AATTGGTGTGTGGGGTACAGAATAAAACCCCCCCTTTCCCTGGGTTGTTCGGACACCAGAAAAGGAAACCTGGAGGAGTGTCACATGAAAAGCCTTCCCGTGCACCATTCCGATTTGAGGATACACGCGAGTGA